Proteins encoded together in one Desulfuromonas acetoxidans DSM 684 window:
- a CDS encoding HD domain-containing phosphohydrolase, whose translation MADSEQADTVEESYPIVLCVDDETSILRALRRLLMDEECEVEIASSGAEGLHLLSEIEIDRVALIFSDQRMPEMTGVEFLQQAKEKAPDALRVMLTGYADLDATMAAVNQGQIWRYLTKPWDDKQLTLLVRDALKQYHLARENERLQSVVHEQNEELKNWNDRLKQRVLDQTDRIRQKSEDLARSNKLLRSSIDHVLESFACMIELRDESLRHHARNTAAIAEKMAEWSRMTPAEIRQVRVAALLHGVGKLGMDDLILKKNEQDLSDEERKVYEQFPIRSQTALGPIAELQEAGVLIRHLLERFDGEGGPDQLAGEAIPLGSRILAMAEKLDRDMNETSDSLDVVLERMKSDLGSRFDPALIKFLHDAAKAHYSALDSVLENATRKECGPRMLRPGMMILRDVYSGTGLLLLKKGVVLNEGNINALKRYYDIDTPEQDVLVLFKDDES comes from the coding sequence ATGGCAGATTCTGAACAAGCGGATACGGTGGAAGAGTCTTACCCCATTGTTTTATGCGTCGATGACGAGACCAGTATCTTAAGGGCGTTGCGGCGTTTGTTGATGGACGAGGAGTGTGAAGTTGAGATTGCTTCTTCCGGAGCCGAAGGGCTGCACCTCTTATCAGAGATTGAGATTGATCGCGTTGCCTTGATTTTTTCCGACCAACGCATGCCCGAGATGACCGGGGTGGAATTTTTACAACAGGCCAAAGAAAAAGCTCCAGATGCTTTACGCGTAATGTTGACCGGCTATGCGGATCTCGACGCGACAATGGCCGCGGTCAATCAAGGACAGATCTGGCGTTACCTGACCAAACCCTGGGATGATAAACAGCTGACTTTATTGGTTCGTGATGCTTTAAAACAATATCATCTGGCCAGAGAAAATGAACGGCTGCAGTCGGTTGTCCATGAACAGAACGAAGAGTTGAAAAATTGGAATGATCGTTTGAAACAACGGGTTCTCGATCAAACGGATCGAATTCGCCAGAAAAGTGAAGATCTGGCACGAAGCAACAAATTGTTGCGCAGCAGTATCGATCATGTCTTGGAATCTTTTGCCTGCATGATTGAGTTGAGAGATGAAAGTTTACGTCACCATGCTCGAAACACGGCAGCTATCGCAGAAAAGATGGCCGAATGGAGTCGTATGACTCCGGCTGAAATTCGCCAGGTTCGGGTTGCGGCCCTGTTGCACGGTGTTGGTAAGTTGGGAATGGATGATTTGATTCTCAAAAAAAATGAGCAGGATCTGTCTGACGAAGAGCGTAAGGTGTATGAGCAATTTCCGATCCGCAGTCAAACGGCACTGGGGCCCATTGCTGAGTTGCAGGAGGCGGGAGTACTGATCCGACATCTCTTGGAACGATTCGATGGTGAGGGCGGTCCGGATCAACTGGCCGGTGAGGCGATCCCTTTGGGGAGTCGGATCCTGGCCATGGCGGAGAAGCTCGATCGCGATATGAATGAAACCAGTGATTCCCTGGATGTTGTCCTGGAGCGGATGAAATCCGATCTCGGCAGCCGTTTTGATCCGGCTTTGATCAAATTTTTGCACGATGCCGCCAAGGCCCATTACAGTGCCCTGGACAGTGTGCTGGAAAATGCCACGCGCAAAGAGTGTGGACCCAGAATGTTACGTCCAGGAATGATGATTTTGCGCGATGTTTACAGTGGTACCGGACTTTTGTTGTTGAAAAAAGGGGTTGTCCTCAACGAAGGGAATATCAACGCACTCAAGCGATATTATGACATTGATACACCGGAGCAGGATGTGCTGGTTCTTTTTAAAGATGATGAGAGCTAA
- a CDS encoding XRE family transcriptional regulator, whose amino-acid sequence MKTIGERLRFLRGKQKLPDFAQRFGVSKSTLGRYEKGISLPDAGFLAAICQQLHVCPQWLLMGGEKPCQPFVKDCPSGACDDSGPSCIVRDYANLSSFKTFMDFFQNWVVDQGFEVDKLLSVRVTGDSMAPTFAAGSLVLVDMNQPDLSADAIFALRQDEKVIVRRLQKMVNGDVHVKTDNPRYEDQIVRSESLPILDIVGRVVWAGVHL is encoded by the coding sequence TTGAAAACGATTGGAGAGAGACTGCGCTTTTTGCGCGGCAAGCAGAAACTTCCTGACTTTGCGCAACGCTTTGGTGTCAGTAAAAGTACCCTTGGGCGCTACGAGAAAGGGATCAGCCTGCCGGATGCCGGCTTTTTAGCCGCTATTTGTCAACAATTGCACGTGTGTCCGCAGTGGCTGTTGATGGGTGGCGAGAAGCCCTGCCAGCCTTTTGTCAAAGATTGCCCCAGCGGAGCTTGTGATGACAGCGGTCCGTCCTGTATTGTCCGGGATTATGCAAATTTGTCGTCCTTTAAAACCTTTATGGATTTTTTTCAGAACTGGGTTGTTGATCAGGGGTTTGAAGTAGACAAACTGCTTTCGGTACGAGTTACCGGTGACAGTATGGCTCCGACTTTTGCTGCCGGGAGTCTGGTTCTGGTTGATATGAATCAGCCAGACTTGTCAGCGGATGCTATTTTTGCCTTACGCCAGGACGAAAAAGTGATCGTTCGCCGTTTGCAGAAAATGGTGAATGGGGATGTTCATGTCAAAACAGACAATCCACGTTATGAAGATCAGATTGTCCGGAGTGAATCTCTGCCAATTCTTGACATTGTTGGGCGAGTTGTCTGGGCGGGTGTCCATCTTTAA